Proteins encoded within one genomic window of Vanrija pseudolonga chromosome 3, complete sequence:
- the MIMI_R617 gene encoding N-glycosidase: MPVTRSASKHGGAAAPKPPPRASPSKPKPNRKSAPASNPTPAADDEAYTFFYGWASGPLAPLSQWHAPSQPFHDPQYPGRHFKTAKHYMMFRKALVFDPAQADAVVAAETPREAKALGRALPGFDRARWDEVADEVVETGNYCKFGQCAGLWEVLRKTKGTLVEASPRNRIWGIGYGRERALENRERMGLALTRARDRLLAERGVATAEAEEMEKREKGGNDAEVGDDDGTN; the protein is encoded by the exons ATGCCAGTAACACGCAGCGCAAGCAAGCacggcggtgccgccgctCCCAAACCCCCTCCCCGTGCGTCGCCGTCCAAACCCAAGCCCAACCGCAAATCCGCGCCCGCGTCCAACCCCACacccgcggccgacgacgaagcctATACATTCTTCTACggctgggcgagcggccCGCTAGCGCCCCTAAGCCAATGGCACGCCCCCTCCCAGCCCTTCCACGATCCGCAGTATCCCGGGCGGCACTTCAAGACGGCAAAACACTACATGATGTTCCGCAAGGCGCTCGTCTTCGACCCGGCGCAGGCGgacgcggtcgtcgcggccgagacgccgcgcgaggcgaAGGCTTTGGGCCGGGCACTGCCTGGTTTCGATCGCGCGCGGTGGGATGAGgtcgcggacgaggtggtTGAGACGGGCAACTATTGCAAGTTTGGCCAGTGTGCAGGGCTTTGGGAGGTGCTTAGGAAGACGAAGGGGACGCTGGTTGAGGCTAGTCCCCGGAACAGGATCTGGGGGATAGGTTATGGACGGGAACGGGCGCTGGAGAATCGGGAGAG GATGGGGTTGGCgctcacgcgcgcgagggACCGGTTGTTGGCTGAGCGAGgtgtggcgacggccgaggcggaggagatggagaagcgcgagaaggggggcaacgacgccgaggtcggcgacgacgacggcacgaaCTAG
- the SYS1 gene encoding Protein SYS1, translating to MAARPAVPVDGAWAKLRGAWSGGKKVGKANDDAAVDETDYGVDERRGWLIGLAWIVACAVDVVPLYYMIRRPTAILDFSLTLNFLHLLVTCYYAKSFPTSLFFWVVQALGAILMIVVGEQLCVKREMSSDLDVWSQDETLELTERERTTT from the exons ATGGCCGCCcggccggcggtgccggtcGACGGCGCGTGGGCCAAGCTCCGCGGCGCTTGGTCGGGCGGGAAGAAGGTCGGCAAGgcgaacgacgacgccgcggtcgacgagacggattatggcgtcgacgagcggcgcgggtggtTGATTGGCTTGGCTTGGATCGTGGCGTGTGCGGTTGA TGTCGTCCCACTATACTACATGATCCGACGCCCAACGGCCATCCTCGACTTCTCGCTCACCCTCAACTTTCTGCACCTGCTCGTAACGTGCTACTACGCCAAGTCGTTCCCGACGAGCCTGTTCTTCTGGGTCGTGCAGGCGCTGGGCGCGATTTTGATGATTGTGGTGGGGGAGCAG CTCTGCGTCAAGCGCGAAATGTCCTCCGACCTCGACGTATGGAGCCAggacgagacgctcgagtTGACGGAGCGAGAGCGGACAACGACGTAG
- the LCB2 gene encoding Serine palmitoyltransferase 2, with translation MPRTRASKTTTKTASPERARPESPTSTASISSNGSASASRLFRSSPAKPVVSKEPPTARSALLDVLSRPRAAGAALTYDSSPYVPDGAGGEAEDEASDQSTISSYASTSSTLSRSPSDEELARLYRTYLETPFVKIKSIFKHSEFGHDNNPNWRWTSQYNPAEPVTLEEEPDAPFVVLLTTYLSYLLLIVLGHIRDFFGKRFYPSHYSHLLPYNGYAALHSDFDSFYTRRLKSRLDDCFSRPVTGVPGRTIMLLDRYSNDEYETFHLSGKVTRALNVSSYNYLGFASSSGGCADAVEEGIRRYGVAGGATRHDSGTLDLHNEAEKLVAQFVGTEDSMIVSMGFATNSTTIPALVDKGCLVISDEFNHASIRFGVRLSGASVRTFKHNDMQALEELLRDVVAHGQPRTHRPWKKILVMVEGLYSMEGTLVNLPVLLDLKQRYKFYLYVDEAHSVGAMGPNGRGVCDYFGIDPREVDILMGTFTKSFGAAGGYIAGNKDIIDSLRVKSHAFAYAEAMSPPILVQIIASMSAIMGVAPPLNPPLDREAFDNDDSSALSVWSRSVSFGPTSREALPSWMTLPPAMANGTEGREKLRRLAFNSRYLSSGLRKLGFIVYGHRDSPIIPLLLFNPGKMGMFSRMMLNRVGPDKTPIAVVIVAYPATPLITSRVRFCLSASHTKNDIDLLLRAVDEVGDILSLKYTKERWPVDKVIASAEELVAAHNLDDVQ, from the exons ATGCCCCGCACCCGGGCGTCCAAGACCACTACCAAGACGGCGTcgcccgagcgcgcgcgccccgagtcgccgacctcgaccgcgagcaTCAGCTCGAACGGCTCGGCTTCCGCGTCGCGCCTCTtccgctcgtcgccggccaAGCCCGTCGTGTCCAAGgagccgccgacggcgcgcagcgcgctgctcgacgtgctctcgcgcccgcgcgcggccggcgcagcgcTGACGTACGACTCGAGCCCGTACGTCCCCGAcggtgcgggcggcgaggcggaagACGAGGCGTCGGACCAGAGCACCATCTCGTCGTACGCGtccacgtcgagcacgctctcgcgctccccgtcagacgaggagctcgcccgCCTCTACCGCACGTACCTCGAGACGCCGTTCGTCAAGATCAAGAGCATCTTCAAGCACTCGGAATTCGGCCACGACAACAACCCCAACTGGCGCTGGACGTCCCAGTACAaccccgccgagccggtcacgctcgaggaggagcccgacgcgccgttcgTCGTCCTGCTCACGACGTACCTCTCCTACCTTTTGCTTATCGTCCTGGGTCACATCCGCGACTTCTTCGGCAAGCGCTTCTACCCCAGCCACTACTCGCATCTCCTCCCCTACAACGGGTACGCCGCGCTTCACTCCGACTTTGACTCGTTCTACACGCGCCGTCTCAAGTCGAGGCTCGATGACTGCTTCTCGCGCCCCGTCACGGGTGTTCCCGGCCGCACGATCATGCTGCTCGACCGCTACTCGAacgacgagtacgagacGTTCCACCTCTCGGGCAAggtcacgcgcgcgctcaatGTCTCGTCGTACAACTATCTTGGCTTtgcgtcctcgtcgggcggctgcgccgatgccgtcgaggaaGGAATTCGTCGCtacggcgtcgctggcggcgctaCCCGCCACGACTCGGGCACGCTCGACCTTCAcaacgaggccgagaagctcgtcgCTCAGTTTGTGGGCACCGAGGACTCGATGATTGTCTCCATGGGCTTTGCGACCAACTCGACCACCATCCCCGCGCTGGTCGACAAGGGATGTCTGGTCATTTCCGACGAGTTCAACCACGCGTCTATCCGTTTCGGTGTGCGTCTCTCCGGCGCCTCGGTCCGTACCTTCAAGCACAACGACAtgcaggcgctcgaggagttGCTGCGTGACGTTGTTGCCCACGGCCAGCCCCGTACCCACCGCCCCTGGAAGAAGATTCTCGTCATGGTCGAAGGCCTGTACTCTATGGAGGGCACCCTCGTCAACCTCCCTGTTCTTCTCGACCTCAAGCAGCGCTACAAGTTTTATCTGTatgtcgacgaggcccaCTCGGTTGGCGCCATGGGCCCCAACGGCCGTGGTGTCTGCGACTACTTTGGCATCGACCcccgcgaggtcgacattCTCATGGGCACGTTCACAAAGTCGtttggcgccgctggcggctACATTGCAGGCAACAAGGACATTATCGACTCGCTCCGCGTCAAGTCGCACGCGTTTGCGTACGCCGAGGCCATGTCCCCGCCGATTCTTGTCCAGATCATCGCGTCCATGTCGGCTATCATGGGtgtcgccccgccgctcaACCCGCCGCTTGACCGCGAGGCGTTTGACAATGAcgactcgtcggcgctgtcggtGTGGAGCCGCAGCGTGTCGTTTGGCCCTACTTCTCGCGAGGCCCTGCCCTCTTGGATGACCCTCCCACCGGCCATGGCTAACGGCACCGAGGGCAGAGAAAAGCTCAGACGTCTGGCCTTCAACTCGCGTTACCTGTCGTCTGGTCTGCGCAAGCTCGGCTTTATCGTCTATGGCCACCGCGACTCGCCGATCATCCCGCTGCTTCTGTTCAACCCCGGCAAGATGGGCATGTTCTCGAGGATGATGCTGAACCGTGTCGGGCCTGACAAGACGCCTATTGCTGTGGTTATTGTCGCGTATCC CGCCACCCCCCTCATCACCTCCCGCGTCCGCTTCTGTCTCTCTGCATCGCACACCAAGAACGACATTGACCTCTTGttgcgcgccgtcgacgaggtcggcgacatTCTCTCGCTCAAGTACACCAAGGAGCGGTGGCCAGTGGACAAGGTCATTGCcagtgccgaggagctggtggcggcgcacAATCTTGATGATGTGCAATAA